In Callospermophilus lateralis isolate mCalLat2 chromosome 10, mCalLat2.hap1, whole genome shotgun sequence, a single genomic region encodes these proteins:
- the Cfap410 gene encoding cilia- and flagella-associated protein 410 isoform X2 produces the protein MKLTRKMVLSRAKASELHSVRKLNCWGSRLTDISICREMPSLEVITLSVNSVSTLEPVSRCRRLSELYVRRNRIPSLDELFYLKDLPHLRVLWLAENPCCGSSPHLYRMTVLRNLPGLQKLDNQAVTEEELARALTEGDEITAAPDREGMGNGHPEPPCTLSSISSSQETSQDPLSYVEEADHSQGHLSLKPSAKDQFPSFSQRDTSSSHKNRNVLTAILLLLRELDTEGLETIQQAVGTRLQGPHLQEDTE, from the exons ATGAAACTGACCCGGAAGATGGTCCTGTCCCGGGCCAAGGCCTCGGAGCTGCACAGTGTGCGGAAGCTCAACTGCTG GGGCAGCCGTCTCACTGAT ATTTCCATATGCCGGGAGATGCCCAGCCTGGAGGTGATCACGCTCAG CGTCAACAGCGTCTCCACCCTGGAGCCTGTGAGCCGCTGCCGGCGCCTGAGCGAGCTGTACGTGAGGCGGAACCGCATCCCCAGCCTGGACGAGCTCTTCTACCTGAAGGACCTGCCACACCTCAGGGTGCTGTGGCTGGCCGAGAACCCGTGCTGCGGCTCCAGCCCCCACCTCTACCGTATGACCGTGCTGCGCAACCTTCCTGGCCTGCAGAAGCTGGACAACCAAg CGGTGACTGAAGAAGAGCTGGCCCGGGCGCTGACGGAGGGAGACGAGATCACCGCGGCCCCAGACAGAGAGGGCATGGGCAATGGCCACCCGGAGCCACCCTGCACGCTGAGCTCCATCAGCTCCAGCCAGGAGACCAGCCAGGACCCGCTGAGCTACGTCGAGGAGGCAGA CCACAGCCAGGGCCACCTCAGCCTGAAGCCCTCTGCCAAGGACCAGTTTCCTTCCTTCTCACAGAGGGACACTTCAAGCAGCCACAAGAACAGG AATGTGCTGACGGCCATCCTGTTGCTGCTGCGGGAGCTGGACACAGAGGGACTGGAGACCATCCAGCAGGCTGTGGGCACCCGACTCCAGGGCCCTCACCTGCAGGAGGATACAGAGTGA
- the Pfkl gene encoding ATP-dependent 6-phosphofructokinase, liver type produces MATVDLEKLRMSGAGKAIGVLTSGGDAQGMNAAVRAVTRMGIYVGAKVFLIYEGYEGLVEGGENIKPANWLSVSNIIQLGGTVIGSARCKAFTMREGRLAAAYNLVQRGITNLCVIGGDGSLTGANIFRSEWGSLLEELVGEGKISETTAQTYSHLNIAGLVGSIDNDFCGTDMTIGTDSALHRIMEVIDAITTTAQSHQRTFVLEVMGRHCGYLALVSALASGADWLFIPESPPEDGWEHFMCERLGETRSRGSRLNIIIIAEGAIDRNGKPISSSYVKDLVVQRLGFDTRVTVLGHVQRGGTPSAFDRVLSSKMGVEAVMALLEATPDTPACVVSLSGNQPVRLPLMECVQVTKEVQKAMDDRRFDEAIQLRGRSFENNWNIYKLLAHQKLSKEKTNFSLAILNVGAPAAGMNAAVRSAVRTGISHGHTVYVVHDGFEGLAKGQVQEVGWHDVAGWLGRGGSMLGTKRTLPKAHLEAIVENLRTYNIHALLVIGGFEAYEGVLQLVEARGRYEELCIVMCVIPATISNNVPGTDFSLGSDTAVNAAMESCDRIKQSASGTKRRVFIVETMGGYCGYLATVTGIAVGADAAYVFEDPFNIHDLKANVEHMTEKMKTDIQRGLVLRNEKCHEHYTTEFLYNLYSSEGKGVFDCRTNVLGHLQQGGAPTPFDRNYGTKLGVKAMLWMSEKLRAVYRKGRVFANAPDSACVIGLRKKAVAFSPVTELRKDTDFEHRMPREQWWLSLRLMLKMLAHYRINMASYVSGELEHVTRRTLSIDKGF; encoded by the exons GTATGAATGCTGCCGTCAGGGCCGTGACTCGCATGGGCATCTACGTGGGCGCCAAAGTCTTCCTCATCTACGAG GGCTACGAGGGCCTCGTGGAAGGAGGTGAGAACATCAAGCCGGCCAACTGGCTCAGCGTCTCCAACATCATCCAGCTG GGCGGCACGGTCATCGGCAGCGCCCGCTGCAAGGCCTTCACCATGCGGGAGGGACGCCTGGCAGCAGCCTACAACCTGGTCCAGCGGGGCATCACCAACCTGTGCGTCATCGGGGGGGACGGCAGCCTCACGGGCGCCAACATCTTCCGCAGCGAGTGGGGCAGCCTGCTGGAGGAGCTGGTGGGGGAAG GTAAGATCTCGGAGACCACGGCCCAGACCTACTCGCACCTGAACATCGCCGGGCTGGTCGGCTCCATTGACAATGACTTCTGCGGCACTGACATGACCATCGGCACCGACTCAGCCCTGCACCGCATCATGGAGGTCATCGACGCCATCACCACCACCGCTCAGAG CCACCAGAGGACCTTCGTGCTGGAGGTGATGGGGCGGCACTGCGG GTACCTGGCTCTGGTGTCGGCGCTGGCCTCGGGGGCCGACTGGCTGTTCATCCCCGAGTCGCCCCCTGAGGATGGCTGGGAGCACTTCATGTGCGAGAGGCTGGGTGAG ACTCGGAGCCGGGGGTCCCGGCTGAACATCATCATCATTGCGGAGGGCGCCATCGACCGCAACGGGAAGCCCATCTCGTCCAGCTATGTGAAGGAC CTGGTGGTCCAGAGGCTGGGCTTCGACACACGAGTGACCGTGCTGGGCCATGTGCAGCGAGGAGGGACGCCCTCAGCCTTCGACCGTGTCCTG AGCAGCAAGATGGGCGTGGAGGCCGTGATGGCGCTGCTGGAGGCCACGCCCGACACGCCAGCCTGCGTGGTCAGCCTCTCGGGGAACCAGCCCGTGCGGCTGCCCCTCATGgagtgtgtgcaggtg ACAAAGGAAGTGCAGAAAGCCATGGATGACCGGAGGTTTGACGAGGCCATCCAGCTGCGTGGCAG GAGCTTTGAGAACAACTGGAACATCTACAAACTGCTTGCCCACCAGAAGCTCTCCAAGGAGAAG ACCAACTTCTCCCTGGCCATCCTGAATGTGGGGGCCCCGGCAGCCGGCATGAACGCAGCTGTGCGCTCTGCAGTGCGGACTGGCATTTCCCATGGCCACACGGTGTACGTGGTGCATGACGGCTTTGAAGGCCTGGCCAAGGGCCAG GTGCAAGAAGTGGGCTGGCATGATGTGGCTGGCTGGCTGGGACGCGGTGGCTCTATGCTGGGGACCAAGAG GACCCTGCCCAAGGCCCACCTGGAGGCCATTGTGGAGAATCTCCGCAcctacaacatccatgccctgctgGTCATCGGGGGCTTTGAG GCCTATGAGGGGGTGCTGCAGCTGGTGGAGGCGCGCGGGCGCTACGAGGAGCTGTGCATCGTCATGTGCGTCATCCCCGCCACCATCAGCAACAACGTGCCCGGCACGGACTTCAGCCTGGGCTCTGACACGGCCGTCAACGCCGCCATGGAG AGCTGTGATCGCATCAAACAGTCGGCCTCAGGGACCAAGCGCCGCGTGTTCATTGTGGAGACCATGGGGGGCTACTGTGGCTACCTGGCCACTGTGACGGGCATTGCTGTGGGCGCTGACGCTGCCTACGTCTTCGAAGACCCTTTCAACATCCACGACCTGAAG GCCAACGTGGAACACATGACGGAGAAGATGAAGACGGACATCCAGAGGGGCCTGGTGCTACG GAATGAGAAGTGTCATGAGCACTACACCACGGAGTTCCTCTACAACCTCTACTCCTCCGAGGGCAAGGGCGTCTTCGACTGCAGGACCAACGTCCTGGGCCACCTGCAGCAG GGTGGTGCTCCAACCCCCTTTGACCGGAACTATGGGACCAAGCTGGGGGTGAAGGCCATGCTCTGGATGTCAGAGAAGCTGCGCGCTGTTTACCGCAAGG GACGGGTGTTTGCCAATGCCCCAGACTCAGCCTGTGTGATTGGCCTGCGGAAGAAGGCGGTGGCCTTCAGTCCAGTCACCGAGCTCAGGAAAGACACTGACTTCGA GCACCGCATGCCGCGGGAACAGTGGTGGCTGAGCCTGCGGCTGATGCTGAAGATGCTGGCGCACTACCGCATCAACATGGCCTCCTACGTGTCGGGGGAGCTGGAGCACGTCACCCGCCGCACCCTGAGCATCGACAAGGGCTTCTGA
- the Cfap410 gene encoding cilia- and flagella-associated protein 410 isoform X1, whose product MKLTRKMVLSRAKASELHSVRKLNCWGSRLTDISICREMPSLEVITLSVNSVSTLEPVSRCRRLSELYVRRNRIPSLDELFYLKDLPHLRVLWLAENPCCGSSPHLYRMTVLRNLPGLQKLDNQAVTEEELARALTEGDEITAAPDREGMGNGHPEPPCTLSSISSSQETSQDPLSYVEEADHSQGHLSLKPSAKDQFPSFSQRDTSSSHKNRAPGQQLSCPQNVLTAILLLLRELDTEGLETIQQAVGTRLQGPHLQEDTE is encoded by the exons ATGAAACTGACCCGGAAGATGGTCCTGTCCCGGGCCAAGGCCTCGGAGCTGCACAGTGTGCGGAAGCTCAACTGCTG GGGCAGCCGTCTCACTGAT ATTTCCATATGCCGGGAGATGCCCAGCCTGGAGGTGATCACGCTCAG CGTCAACAGCGTCTCCACCCTGGAGCCTGTGAGCCGCTGCCGGCGCCTGAGCGAGCTGTACGTGAGGCGGAACCGCATCCCCAGCCTGGACGAGCTCTTCTACCTGAAGGACCTGCCACACCTCAGGGTGCTGTGGCTGGCCGAGAACCCGTGCTGCGGCTCCAGCCCCCACCTCTACCGTATGACCGTGCTGCGCAACCTTCCTGGCCTGCAGAAGCTGGACAACCAAg CGGTGACTGAAGAAGAGCTGGCCCGGGCGCTGACGGAGGGAGACGAGATCACCGCGGCCCCAGACAGAGAGGGCATGGGCAATGGCCACCCGGAGCCACCCTGCACGCTGAGCTCCATCAGCTCCAGCCAGGAGACCAGCCAGGACCCGCTGAGCTACGTCGAGGAGGCAGA CCACAGCCAGGGCCACCTCAGCCTGAAGCCCTCTGCCAAGGACCAGTTTCCTTCCTTCTCACAGAGGGACACTTCAAGCAGCCACAAGAACAGG GCCCCAGGTCAGCAACTCTCCTGCCCCCAGAATGTGCTGACGGCCATCCTGTTGCTGCTGCGGGAGCTGGACACAGAGGGACTGGAGACCATCCAGCAGGCTGTGGGCACCCGACTCCAGGGCCCTCACCTGCAGGAGGATACAGAGTGA